The Silene latifolia isolate original U9 population chromosome 4, ASM4854445v1, whole genome shotgun sequence region GATGCTGAAGCTCTGGTATCCACTGATCAAGAAAATGCATGTCAACAGTTGCACATGGGTATTTTAGTCTCCTAATGGGAAACCAAAAATCGTCTGTACTATTCAAGTGTTCTCAATTCAATAAAGAAGGTGTACCTTCTTAAGGACGTTCTCATAGCTGGCTCGACTAACCAACGAGAAAGCCAAGACAAAGACATCAGCACCTCGGTAACTCAGTGGCCTTAATCTGTTGTAATCCTCTTGTCCTACACAAGAAAGATCGAAAACATTAAACTCCAATTTCTATTACTCAATTTGATCAAAAAAAGGAATCACAAACTACCTTCCTAATTTACAAAATTACAAAACATGTGCTGATTTTTACAGTCCTGCAATTAATTGCGGTATAATAAGATGGGCTAGTCGGTCCTCAGAGTGAATATCAATCTTTGAAGTGGAAAAGTCAGACAGCGGTAGTGTAAAACCCGATATCCAAAGTAAAGTGACAAACTTCGGAACTTAAAAGCTCACCAGCAGTATCCCAGAGGCCTAAATTCACAGTGATACTTTCGACCACCACATTTGCACTGAAATTGTCAAATACAGTTGGGATATAGTCCTGGAACACACAAATAACACCTCTTATGACAATTACAAAGTAGTTATCACACATAAATATCGAAACTTTTAGGTTAAAAAGTAAAGATAACATCCAAAACAGCTGCAACAACCAGTCACCCAACAGAAAAAAAAATCAGCAAATAAAACCAAATTGCATAATATAAACATAGAAACAATGCTAATTGAGATACCCAAATGACAATTTACATCAGATCATCTCTTCTGAGAATTACATTGTTCCTACAACACTAATACTGATATAATTCAAACAACGAAACCGAAAAAATGGCATTTACAATCTGGCAATTGATCCattgtttattattccctctttacatttttcttcatttccgatgagtattttaatcaaacgtaaaaTAAATAAACCAGTAGAGACTTGAGACAGAGGCAGTAGTTATTACTTCAGTTATTATTATacataaagatggaaacttttaGGTTATGAAACCAAGAAAACACCCAAAAAGGTGGAACAACCAGTCACCCAGCAGAAAAAAACTGTAAAACAAGCAAATTTTGAACCAAATTGcacaacataaacatagaaacaATGCTAATTAAGATACCCAAATGATAAATTACAATGTTTTTACACCACAATACATCATCTTTTCATGAAAATGATAAATTATTTAGTTATTAAACATAAATTACtcataaagatggaaacttttaGGTTACAAAATAAAGGTAACACCCAAAAAAGCTGCAACAATCAATTACCCAACAAAAAAACAGCAATTTAGAACCAAATTACATAACATCAACCTAGAAACAAGAACATtgccccagtgcctcaatggctcccgcaaattgcgaggTACAAAATCATAAATTACATTTCCAAACCAATTTGGAACCAAATTACATAACATAAACATAGCAAGATGGTAAATTTGGAAACTTACAGTGGGGAATTTGTTACTAGTATAACAAATTAGCATACATGTTTTACCAACAGCACCATCTCCTACTGTCACACATTTGATGAACTTTGAAACATTTGAAGCCATTGATCAAATTTCACCAAATTTCACCACCCAAATATAAacaattatataatttttataaaagtaagaAACTTTAGTTATAAAATTCAGAAAAACTTAGATTTTTGAGTGATTTAATGATGAGGGGCAAAAGTATTTTTGGGGAAAGATGGTGATTTATGTGACAGACAGACAAAATCACATGAATCTTACTAGTttcatcaaaacacaaacataAATGACAAAAACATATACAAATACAAACACTTTTTAATCTTTATCTTTTGTTAGCTGTAGAGTGTAGTATAAAACAagctttttgttttgtttttgatatATTATTCTCTTTTTATTTATTCAGCACAAAAAATAAGACTGATTTTTTGTACTTGCAGtttatatttaataaattaaaactgaattttttttataataaaattttggATAGAAAACAGTAATAAATGGTGATGTTTCATAAAGAAATAAACCAAACAAAAAGAGATCTTTGGTTGTAATGGGGTGGTACACTATACTATGATTAACATTGGGGTTGCATTATATAATAATCTGGTAGATTTGATGTAGATTATTGCTAATCTGGTAGATTTTGATGATAAGAATAGATAGTTTgctttattttatcaaattaagtgcaggtttttgatttttttttttccatttagtCGTTTGGTTGACGTAGGAATTGTATTTCATGGACAATTGGATGTTATTTAGACAATGTTATTTTAGGCAGAAGGAAGCTGAGCTGAATTAAATTGAACTGAACAAAGTTAAATTGAACCTAAGGgagttgaattgaactgaataaAGCTAAACTTAATAAAGTTAAAATGAGCTAAAGTAAACTGAACTGAAACGAGCCGAAATGAGCTAAACAAAAGATGGAATTAAAAACATGTTTGGCCTCGATTCTCAAAAACGAGTTTTTGCTTTTCAAGTTTAATTTTTCAAAAGCAGAAGCAATAAATTGCTGCTTCTATTTCTATGGGCAAAAATATAGAATTttagtttttgaaaattttttgtttaacttttaggaaatactccctcctatccatcgtttttttcccctttgaagtgggcacggggattaagggtggggagtataatattaataaatatatgagtggggtttggtaattggagagaagtatgaataattatgattaaatattaataaaggtgatggatggggtttggttattggagagaggtaggaataattagaattaaatattaataaagtatatagtggggtttggtgagtggaaagaggtaagagtataatattaataaaaactttctcaaaaaggaaaggggaagaaaacctgaataatccgttttaggaaataaggaagaaaagagtggataggagggagtagtatgtttggccaaaaagtgtttttgagCCCAAAAACACTTTTTCAAGCTAGGCCAAAGTGCCAAACACACACTAAGTTAGCCCATCTTAAATTATGTGAAGTCTATATAAAATTGTTTGATATATTATGAAGGAATTTTAGTTCACGTGAATTTCCAATTATTAAGAGAATAATTCCTGTTTTCACGAATACGGAgaatttattttaataaaaaaatagcttatttttgtctAATCGGTAGTAACCAAAAACATACAGACTATTATTCATGTCCGAGTATTGGAGTTTAGTGGTTGCAACTTAGGTGAAATTTTCAAGATTAAGTTCTGCTTCTTGGAGGGGTTGTTCATCGTAGTTTATGATTTGAACCTATGCATTATAGAGTTTAAGTATGTCACCCTAGTTAAAAGAGTGTCTGAACTTGTATGCGTGGTTTATAAATTATCACATATATTAAGTAACTTACTCGGTGCACACCTGATAAAAAGATAAAAACTCGAGAGGGTTGTCCCGATGAAGAAGCTGAAGGCGGTGAGGGAAAGTGGTCAAGCAACCACTTATTTTCTCCCGAGCAAGAtataatattttgattttttGCCACATAACTTCAAACTTGTTTCATATCATGATTTTATACCAAGTGGATATGTGATCTAATCTAAGATAAGTAGATAAGTGAACCTTTATTACACCCTCAAGCTAATAATAAAAATATGGCAAAAAATTTGGTTGGAGACTAATTCTAGATGTGGTAAACAGGTTGTGTTGTGTCGGGTTTGTGTTTATGTTCGTGTCCTATATAAATGAGTCATTTACCCCCAATTGATCTCAACTCATTAATTAAAGATGTCATACATGATACACCTTAACTCTAACCTAACCCATTTAACTTTCTTATAACTTaggattatttcatgggaataatccgtCCTATGAGTGTCCTGCAAATAACACTTCATCCTATCAATAATTCCAATTAAATCCATCCTATCCACCATTCTTCCCATAACAAACTCACTCAAAACAATGACCGGTTACTTtaggttaattataattataattaacaaaaTCAAACACCCTCTTCTAATTCCTCTTTACTGTCATCACATTCACCACTCACATAATATCACCACCATAACCTACCCTATACATAACATCttcccatcatcatcatcatcatcgtcattatGTCTACCTTTCCTGAAATCAATTGCAAACCAATAACATCTTCAACGACATACAACTTTGAACCAATCTCAAACCTTTCAAAATCCTAACCAAACAAAACCCAGAAAAATCAAATCTCAAACCCTAAAAATTCTGAAATCACCAATTCATTTTGTTAGTAATTGAGCATTAAGTATTGAATTGCTGAGATTGGTTTGTTACTGTAGACGCCCACTACTatagatacagcctataacaacgggtaaaaaccgttgtaaaataaaaaagcggacgttgttaaagcggccgttgtagaaggtatttacaacggtttgcttatttagtggaACCGTTGTCtaaattattcacaacggttaaaagccgttgttattGGAtgctctccgttgtggaaagtgtttccaaattttggagggaattatataacaacggttgtcgtatgtataaccgttgttgtaactttccctccaaaattatgaagtcttttgacaacgggtttatgttacatacccgttgttgaaattgttagtaacaacggttctttgtttaatacccgttgttgtaattttacctccaaaattgtgaatacttttaacaacggttctttgattaaaacctgttgttgaatattatgcgcgggtatttgtaaatgtcattcacaacggtgttagttttattaaccgttgtgaaaggtattcacaacgtttttttttagtaaccgtttttattacgtacacctaatgttctgaaaaattaaatttgtttcatgccattcaaaaacctgcatatatcaagaaacaccatataccaaagaccaaagataaatcatagctgggttcatcagaactcaatagattcaattcaaccacatacaacagcagcatcatatatatatatatatatatatataattacaaggagttgaatttacatgaactaattaatcattccctaacttcaacaaaaaaattactaataagctgatctaaactgtgagtatagtatcatgcatttctatctatatatattctaagacgtagttgccccacatgtctcttacctcgtctatatctatacttgagtattgctcaatctgttgtaactggttgattacatactgcggaaaaaacaaagagaatacattatggtatatatagcgcaaagcaagacaacattagcaacatcatggtatatatagcaacaattgcaagacaacattagctctaatttaaaaaaagtaataaacacatgtttaaattattactaaccctttctggaataacgagatattttcgcctaataatctccaacatgaaccgacaagcgtagtatccacattgtatgctatcggGGCTGGcgagggcctattattacataaaaaaaacagacgagagaaggctcacatcagaatcttgaactttaggtattgtattagtattaaacatagattttgcacttaatgttattgtatttgagcacgtacccctgttatcgtaataaaatcggggccaacatcagaatctttcgtgggttgatcctcctcgtttgctcttttcttcttaaaggcccttttttaaaaaaaaaaaaaggaggcgaaactaattttttaggggcaaaaatatgaacgagcttttttctataaataaaaattgaaaatgttattataaataaatcagtattataaacttacattttaatcaagtgcttaaaagtctcgcttggttgatgatgtaaagagtccaaccagaaaacttttttctttgtcggcatgatggctgctagcacccaatgagtcctacatcaagagacatcatcattattaacaagtacatatattagttatgaaaatgcaattgtaggggaaacgtaatattaatttgtttattaccctttttcattataaacgCAAAAAtcgcttcttggttgtcgccaattctttgagcaatataatctacccgttgttcgaacgagaaatccggaataaataaagataaaacataggggcacatgaatccgtaatgatcagatggaatattcttctcggggatcactctcaattgcaatatcctacattattacggtattaattccggtttttaaaacactatctacctagtagtcagaatattagactatgaaattatttattaagaaacttacttcatccaaacaaatatgtgtgctatatcaatctggtctagtccaGCCCATACATacagatcccatgatataagcgcttggcgctcagccctagaatatcctcctcgagcggaataattatcagttgctcggaggctatgcgatggccagcctcctcatacaatctcatcatcgtccccgttcttactttttgaatgtaatccttccctttatattgtgtggagtttatactcctaactttcacggtagggaaagaatgagtctttgatgtggtgctactaccaccagcctacacatgtagtatagataattaaaataataaaaaatccaaaggtaacatatcctagttggagtaataaaaataaaagcgtacttaattaaatacctcgtcaacctgctctttcaatgatgaggtagtagtagcgagtaagacggggacttaggcttatcggtcttttttgtcccctacacaaaattaccatgctttttataaatacagacaaaatataaataaaggggcggggttaatttttaaaaaaatggagaagttaattaaatacatacctcatcaagttgttgtgaagtcgaggtcgttggcatgtctgtggacttaggcttatccgctaaagccgccttttttgttccctacaaaaaaaaaaataacatataaatttaacatataaaaacattcaacaattaaaaatgtaacacatatatatatatatatatatatatatatatataaaggtatttcttctaaccccaatcgctttcaTTTGCTCAAAGCggaggcggcggagatatcttcgccaagtagatgtgagtatcaggccattggatgaaacttccaagcgcatctcccagaatggtaatgtcgtcacgaatggGACAGCGGtggaaatttttcatggcctggattgaccgtagttatctctactattctatgattcggcaaaagtttttcgccatgaactacgatttcctgctgcagatttgttttctacgagacccggccaacacgcacaggtggcttttcgattctgttagggtcagcaagaataagcggcctcttgtttacggctgaagaatatacacatacatatacattattatatctttgcaaaaacgcttcaaagattcaaaagattttgcaaaaacgcttttcatctcagccgatttttgcacaaacttgcattcatataaatttaactaattaaacacttcatgcataccttactgaaaacagggaaccgacttgaa contains the following coding sequences:
- the LOC141653127 gene encoding rac-like GTP-binding protein 3, whose protein sequence is MASNVSKFIKCVTVGDGAVGKTCMLICYTSNKFPTDYIPTVFDNFSANVVVESITVNLGLWDTAGQEDYNRLRPLSYRGADVFVLAFSLVSRASYENVLKKWIPELQHHAPGVPLVLAGTKLDLREDKHYLADRPGIVPVSTAEGEELRKQIGAAYYVECSSKTQQNVKAVFDAAIKVVIKPSQKQKEKKKKPKRGFSMKMCCKRLACLN